In Halanaeroarchaeum sp. HSR-CO, one DNA window encodes the following:
- a CDS encoding histone, with protein MSVELPVAPVDTLIRRQAGDLRVSKDAAEELARRIQERGASLAAEAAEGARADGRKTLMVEDFSSSATGDESVTLPVAPVDRIARLDIPPEFRVAADARVALAAILEEWAADVADGARVLAEHAGRRTIQAEDIQTYLRLVE; from the coding sequence ATGAGTGTCGAGCTTCCTGTCGCTCCGGTCGATACGCTCATTCGACGACAAGCAGGAGACCTGCGGGTGAGCAAGGACGCAGCGGAGGAGCTCGCACGGCGGATACAGGAACGGGGAGCGTCGCTGGCGGCCGAGGCGGCCGAAGGGGCACGGGCCGACGGTCGGAAGACGCTGATGGTCGAGGACTTCTCGTCGAGCGCGACGGGCGACGAATCGGTCACCCTCCCAGTGGCACCGGTCGACCGGATCGCGAGACTCGACATCCCACCGGAGTTCCGCGTCGCCGCGGACGCCCGGGTAGCGCTGGCCGCCATCCTCGAGGAGTGGGCGGCCGACGTCGCCGATGGTGCCCGAGTGCTCGCGGAACACGCCGGTCGTCGGACCATCCAGGCAGAAGATATCCAGACCTATCTCCGACTCGTGGAATGA
- a CDS encoding GAF domain-containing protein, translating to MSGERAPIRVLHVDDDQDVADLVASYLEREDDRIEVKTAGNASAGLDIVAEVDCVVSDVEMPGMGGIEFLERVRDVHPDLPFIIYTGKGSEDVASEAIAAGVTDYLQKETGTGQYALLANRITNAIGQYRSTKRAYTLDRIRRVIRDVNQALIRSRSRRELESSVVDILSEARPYAFVWIGEPDDDAGVVTARVSAGTGAGYLEAIDITLDGGTAAGPTARAIDARELVVTQSIPDDPSFEPWRDAALERGFRASAAVPIHFEDTVYGVLNVYTNEEGAFDAAERDLLVELGDDIGHAIHRIESELQYKQLFDRFPEPTVAVTFDEGEPILEAVNPAFETVFGYDAATVRGRSANEVIVPVDRQDEARDIDERSRRDELIDQKIQRVTADGIQDFQLRNIPIPGATGPDLYWVYEDITEQRERTRALQRERERFASLFESFPASVVALSYVDDEPIVQDVNSTFETVFGYDQTEVVGQSLNHLIVPAEQREEASSLDRRLRERDLIDREVQRLATDGLRDFVLRTIRLSDEHELDTYSVYIDVSDRVNRERAMAALHEAATELESAETTGEVYEATIDAAEDILDFALIAIDVHEDGALVQRAWSLDRETDGYYSRTPLEEDTLATRAYKLGETILVADLSESDLTPADSDYRSALTVPMGDVGTFQTVSRSAGAFDETDRELAELLVGHAMEALRRLNHAESLRSQRERLRHENERLDTVVNVLSHDIRNPITVAEGRVDLAREEYESDDLAVAADALDRMTEMVEDVLTWAKEGQHVAEEERGPVALASLTEACWQNVETSNATLDLRTDRTIFADESRLQHVFENLFRNSVEHSSGELRIVVGETPDGFYVADDGPGIPSSDHDDVFEYGYSTSDGGSGLGLSIVREIAGAHGWSVSVTESDWGGARFEFSGVEFVD from the coding sequence CGGTATGGGTGGGATCGAATTCCTCGAACGGGTGCGCGACGTTCACCCCGACCTCCCGTTCATCATATACACGGGGAAGGGTTCCGAAGACGTCGCGAGTGAGGCCATCGCGGCCGGGGTCACTGACTACCTCCAGAAGGAGACCGGGACCGGCCAGTACGCGCTGCTCGCCAACCGGATAACCAACGCCATCGGTCAGTATCGATCGACGAAGCGGGCGTACACCCTCGATCGGATCCGGCGGGTCATCAGGGATGTCAACCAGGCGTTGATTCGATCCCGGTCGAGACGAGAGCTCGAATCGAGCGTCGTCGATATCCTCAGCGAGGCCCGACCCTACGCGTTCGTCTGGATCGGTGAGCCTGACGACGATGCCGGGGTCGTGACCGCTCGCGTCAGTGCTGGCACCGGTGCTGGGTATCTGGAGGCGATCGATATCACCCTCGATGGCGGTACGGCAGCGGGGCCGACCGCACGGGCCATCGATGCGCGGGAGCTGGTGGTCACCCAGTCGATCCCGGACGATCCCTCCTTCGAACCCTGGCGCGACGCGGCACTGGAGCGGGGATTTCGGGCGAGTGCGGCGGTCCCGATCCACTTCGAGGATACAGTGTACGGCGTCCTGAACGTGTACACGAACGAGGAGGGCGCCTTCGATGCGGCGGAGCGGGACCTCCTCGTCGAGCTGGGCGACGACATCGGGCATGCCATCCATCGGATCGAGAGCGAACTGCAGTACAAACAGCTGTTCGATCGATTCCCGGAGCCCACCGTCGCCGTGACTTTCGACGAGGGGGAGCCGATACTCGAGGCGGTGAATCCCGCTTTCGAGACCGTCTTCGGGTACGACGCCGCGACGGTCCGTGGCCGGTCCGCGAACGAGGTGATCGTCCCGGTCGACAGACAGGACGAGGCACGCGACATCGACGAGCGGTCCCGCCGAGACGAACTGATCGACCAGAAGATCCAGCGAGTGACCGCAGACGGCATCCAGGATTTCCAGCTCCGGAACATCCCGATACCCGGCGCAACCGGCCCGGACCTCTACTGGGTCTACGAGGACATCACCGAACAACGAGAACGAACCAGGGCACTGCAGCGGGAACGCGAACGCTTCGCCTCGCTGTTCGAGTCCTTCCCCGCGTCGGTCGTCGCCTTGAGCTACGTGGACGACGAACCCATCGTCCAGGACGTCAACTCGACGTTCGAGACCGTCTTCGGGTACGACCAGACCGAGGTCGTGGGCCAGTCGCTCAACCATCTCATCGTCCCCGCCGAGCAACGCGAGGAGGCGAGTTCCCTCGACCGGCGGCTACGGGAGCGCGACCTGATCGATCGGGAGGTACAGCGGCTGGCGACCGACGGACTGCGAGATTTCGTGTTGCGGACGATCAGACTCTCCGACGAACACGAACTGGACACGTACTCCGTCTACATCGACGTCTCGGACCGGGTGAACCGGGAACGAGCGATGGCGGCCCTGCACGAGGCGGCGACCGAGCTCGAGAGCGCCGAGACAACCGGCGAGGTGTACGAAGCCACCATCGACGCCGCCGAGGACATCCTCGATTTCGCACTGATCGCCATCGACGTCCACGAAGATGGCGCACTGGTCCAGCGTGCCTGGTCGCTCGACCGAGAAACCGATGGCTACTACTCCCGAACGCCGCTGGAGGAGGACACGCTCGCGACCCGGGCGTACAAACTGGGAGAGACGATACTGGTGGCCGATCTCTCCGAGAGTGACCTCACCCCCGCCGACAGCGACTACCGCTCGGCACTGACCGTCCCCATGGGCGACGTCGGGACCTTCCAGACCGTCTCCAGAAGCGCCGGGGCGTTCGACGAGACGGACCGCGAACTCGCGGAGTTACTCGTCGGGCACGCCATGGAGGCCCTCCGGCGACTGAACCACGCCGAATCGTTACGATCCCAGCGCGAACGACTTCGACACGAGAACGAACGACTCGACACCGTCGTGAACGTCCTCTCGCACGACATTCGGAACCCGATCACCGTCGCGGAAGGGCGTGTCGACCTCGCCAGAGAGGAGTACGAGAGCGACGACCTCGCCGTGGCGGCAGACGCACTCGACCGGATGACGGAGATGGTAGAGGACGTCCTCACGTGGGCCAAAGAGGGCCAGCACGTCGCCGAAGAAGAGCGAGGTCCCGTCGCGTTGGCCAGCCTCACGGAAGCGTGCTGGCAGAACGTGGAGACCAGCAACGCCACCCTGGACCTGCGGACCGACCGGACCATCTTCGCCGACGAGAGTCGTCTCCAGCACGTCTTCGAGAACCTGTTCAGAAATTCGGTCGAACATTCCTCGGGCGAGTTGCGAATCGTGGTCGGCGAGACACCCGATGGGTTCTACGTGGCAGATGACGGCCCCGGGATTCCATCGTCGGACCACGATGACGTGTTCGAGTACGGGTACTCCACCAGCGACGGGGGGAGCGGCCTCGGTTTGAGCATCGTCCGGGAGATAGCCGGGGCCCACGGCTGGTCGGTCAGCGTGACCGAGAGCGACTGGGGTGGTGCCCGCTTCGAGTTCTCCGGCGTCGAGTTCGTGGACTGA
- a CDS encoding single-stranded DNA binding protein, with product MGDIEDIYEDLDADVSLEEFREAVESKVEQMGGLADEETAAMLIAHELDEGEVEGVADVDAGMEEVKFVAKVTGIGDLRTFDRDDEEDPEGRVVNVEVADETGQIRATFWDEQAQAAVDELEVGDVLRVKGHPRSGYSGVEVSVSQVEVDEDTDVDVAIQDEYQIDDLSLGISDVTLVAEVLGTEPVRTFDRDDGSEGRVANLLIGDGTGRVRVTLWDEQADLVETFDVHDVVEIVDGYVRERDGSLELHVGEHGDITATDEDVRFEPEATPIETLEIDDTADIAGVVRSADPKRTFDRDDGSEGQVRNVRLQDETGDIRVALWGEKADIDLGPGDEVLFVDVQIQDGWQDDIEASANWRSTVIPLEDGATTDEESSSDGGGLDAFADSDGGGGDAGQSDDAGGAGARSTSDGDESAKSSPPSDIGNEGETVEFTGVVVQAGDPIILDDGERTVTVESPVDVELGEEVTVTGTLDGGRIADASFE from the coding sequence ATGGGCGATATCGAGGATATCTACGAGGACCTCGACGCCGACGTCTCCCTCGAGGAGTTCCGGGAGGCCGTCGAGTCGAAAGTCGAACAGATGGGTGGGCTGGCCGACGAGGAGACCGCAGCGATGCTCATCGCCCACGAACTGGACGAGGGCGAGGTCGAAGGGGTCGCCGACGTGGACGCGGGCATGGAGGAGGTGAAGTTCGTCGCGAAGGTGACCGGCATCGGCGACCTCCGGACCTTCGACCGCGACGACGAGGAGGACCCCGAGGGACGAGTGGTCAACGTGGAGGTCGCCGACGAGACGGGACAGATCAGGGCCACGTTCTGGGACGAACAGGCCCAGGCCGCAGTCGACGAACTCGAGGTCGGCGACGTCCTCCGAGTCAAGGGCCATCCCCGCTCGGGGTACAGCGGCGTGGAGGTCAGCGTCTCACAGGTCGAGGTCGACGAGGACACCGACGTCGACGTGGCGATACAGGACGAGTACCAGATCGACGATCTGTCGCTCGGCATCTCCGACGTGACACTCGTCGCGGAGGTGCTCGGGACGGAACCGGTCCGCACCTTCGATCGAGACGACGGCTCCGAAGGGCGGGTCGCGAACCTCCTGATCGGCGACGGAACCGGGCGGGTCCGGGTCACGCTCTGGGACGAGCAGGCGGACCTGGTCGAGACGTTCGACGTTCACGACGTCGTCGAGATCGTCGATGGATACGTGCGGGAACGCGACGGCTCGCTCGAACTCCACGTCGGCGAGCACGGTGACATCACGGCGACGGACGAGGACGTCCGTTTCGAACCCGAAGCGACCCCCATCGAGACGCTCGAGATCGACGACACGGCCGACATCGCGGGCGTCGTCCGCTCGGCCGACCCGAAACGGACCTTCGACCGGGACGACGGCTCGGAGGGACAGGTGCGGAACGTCCGTCTGCAGGACGAGACGGGCGACATCCGGGTCGCGCTGTGGGGCGAGAAGGCGGACATCGACCTGGGGCCCGGCGACGAGGTCCTCTTCGTCGACGTCCAGATCCAGGACGGCTGGCAGGACGACATCGAGGCCTCGGCCAACTGGCGGTCGACGGTCATCCCCCTCGAAGACGGTGCCACGACCGACGAAGAATCGAGCAGTGACGGGGGCGGACTCGATGCCTTCGCCGATTCGGACGGCGGTGGCGGCGATGCCGGGCAGAGCGACGATGCCGGTGGCGCCGGTGCGCGGTCGACATCCGACGGGGACGAATCCGCCAAGAGTAGCCCACCGAGCGATATCGGCAACGAGGGGGAGACCGTGGAATTCACCGGCGTCGTCGTCCAGGCAGGCGATCCGATCATCCTCGACGATGGCGAACGTACCGTCACGGTCGAGTCGCCAGTCGACGTCGAACTCGGTGAGGAGGTCACGGTGACGGGGACGCTCGACGGTGGGCGCATCGCGGACGCCTCCTTCGAGTAG
- a CDS encoding histone deacetylase yields MRFGFSETCLEHDPGPRHPENPDRLRAIREHLDGLESVEYVAPEPAPVEHVEAVHTHDYVDELRAFIEGGGGNWDPDTAATETTWDAALASAGIAIWAAAVALEGASGHETPFALGRPPGHHATPDDAMGFCFFNNAGIAAQYAIDTRGADRVAILDWDVHHGNGTQDMFYERDDVFYASIHEDGLYPGTGDIDEMGEGDGAGTTLNVPLPAGSGNPEYDATLTDVVGPAIESFDPDLLLVSAGFDAHRHDPISRMHVTTGGFRLLTRRVRETANATDSDLGFILEGGYGLDTLAEGVGAVHEVFEGRSASTPEEPIQSDVESLFEDVQAERQGIGSK; encoded by the coding sequence ATGAGATTCGGCTTCAGCGAAACCTGCCTCGAACACGACCCAGGGCCCCGTCATCCCGAGAACCCGGATCGCCTTCGAGCGATCCGTGAACACCTCGACGGGCTCGAGAGCGTCGAGTACGTGGCTCCGGAACCGGCACCCGTAGAGCACGTCGAAGCCGTCCACACACACGACTACGTCGACGAACTGCGGGCCTTCATCGAAGGTGGGGGAGGCAACTGGGACCCCGACACGGCCGCGACCGAGACGACCTGGGACGCCGCACTGGCGAGTGCCGGTATCGCTATCTGGGCGGCAGCGGTCGCCCTCGAGGGCGCGAGCGGCCACGAAACCCCTTTCGCCCTCGGCCGACCGCCAGGCCACCACGCGACGCCCGACGACGCGATGGGGTTCTGTTTCTTCAACAACGCCGGTATCGCAGCCCAGTACGCCATCGATACCCGAGGGGCAGACCGCGTCGCGATCCTCGACTGGGACGTCCACCACGGCAACGGAACCCAGGACATGTTCTACGAGCGTGACGACGTGTTCTACGCGTCGATCCACGAGGATGGCCTCTACCCGGGCACCGGCGACATCGACGAGATGGGCGAGGGAGACGGCGCTGGAACGACGCTCAACGTCCCCCTGCCTGCTGGCTCCGGGAACCCGGAGTACGACGCGACCCTCACTGACGTCGTCGGTCCGGCCATCGAATCCTTCGATCCGGATCTGTTACTCGTGAGCGCCGGGTTCGACGCCCATCGACACGATCCGATCTCCCGGATGCACGTGACCACCGGCGGCTTCAGACTGCTCACCAGACGGGTGCGCGAAACCGCCAATGCCACCGATTCGGACCTCGGGTTCATCCTCGAGGGCGGATACGGTCTCGATACCCTGGCAGAAGGCGTCGGAGCGGTTCACGAGGTGTTCGAAGGCCGGAGTGCGTCGACACCGGAGGAGCCAATCCAGTCGGACGTCGAGTCACTGTTCGAAGATGTCCAGGCCGAACGTCAGGGCATCGGCTCGAAGTAA
- the cca gene encoding CCA tRNA nucleotidyltransferase produces MTGGDRFDEVVSAVRERVDPAEEERRRLQRTAATLVAEAEAVIDDLDVDADVLQVGSTARETWVSGDRDIDIFVRFDTSLTRAELERYGLQVGNRVLPDGREEYAEHPYVSGQRDGFDVDLVPCYRVDAATEIRSSVDRTPFHDRYLSARLTPKTAGDVRLFKQFLKGIRAYGSDLKTRGFSGYLTELLVLEYGGFEAVLDAASAWQPPVRLDPEEHGSTTFDDPLVVIDPTDPDRNVAAVVDAKNVARLQHYAREFLAEPSVDRCFPDDFDPLTEADIRNHLERRATTPLAIRFDPPDVVDDQLYPQLRRSLQGLRTGLEQQGFEILRSTVFADRTAVLFLELTVATRPDVERHEGPPVHVEEHARGFLEKYADSAVYGPFIDGDRYVVERERSITAAREFVETGLLDVALGAQVETALEDGYDVLEGAAVTALVPEFGGALARYFEPMP; encoded by the coding sequence ATGACTGGTGGGGACCGATTCGACGAGGTCGTCTCGGCGGTCCGCGAACGGGTGGACCCCGCCGAGGAGGAGCGCCGTCGACTCCAGCGCACCGCGGCGACCCTCGTCGCCGAGGCCGAGGCGGTGATCGACGACCTCGACGTCGACGCCGACGTCCTCCAGGTCGGATCGACCGCCCGCGAGACGTGGGTGAGCGGCGACCGCGACATCGACATCTTCGTGCGATTCGACACGTCCCTCACGAGGGCCGAACTCGAGCGGTACGGACTACAGGTGGGCAATCGCGTCCTGCCCGACGGTCGCGAGGAGTACGCCGAACATCCGTACGTCTCCGGCCAGCGAGACGGATTCGACGTCGACCTCGTCCCCTGTTATCGGGTCGACGCCGCCACTGAGATCCGCTCGTCCGTCGACAGGACGCCGTTCCACGATCGGTATCTCAGCGCACGGCTCACCCCGAAAACGGCCGGCGACGTTCGCCTGTTCAAGCAGTTCCTCAAGGGAATCCGGGCGTACGGCTCTGACCTCAAGACCCGTGGGTTCTCGGGCTACCTGACTGAGCTACTCGTACTCGAATACGGTGGCTTCGAGGCCGTTCTCGACGCCGCGTCGGCCTGGCAGCCACCCGTTCGACTCGATCCCGAAGAGCACGGGTCGACGACCTTCGACGACCCGCTCGTCGTCATCGATCCGACCGACCCCGACCGGAACGTCGCTGCCGTCGTCGACGCGAAGAACGTCGCGCGGCTCCAGCATTACGCTCGCGAGTTCCTCGCGGAACCGTCGGTGGATCGGTGCTTCCCGGACGATTTCGATCCGCTCACCGAGGCGGACATTCGAAACCATCTCGAACGTCGGGCTACGACGCCACTCGCCATTCGCTTCGATCCGCCGGACGTCGTGGACGACCAGCTCTACCCCCAGCTTCGTCGGTCGCTTCAGGGTCTCAGAACGGGGCTCGAACAGCAGGGTTTCGAGATCCTCCGGAGTACAGTCTTCGCCGATCGAACGGCGGTCCTGTTCCTCGAACTCACGGTCGCCACTCGTCCCGACGTGGAACGTCACGAGGGGCCGCCGGTACACGTGGAAGAACACGCACGGGGATTCCTGGAGAAATACGCCGATTCGGCCGTCTATGGACCGTTCATCGACGGCGACCGCTACGTCGTCGAACGCGAACGGTCGATCACCGCTGCTCGGGAGTTCGTCGAGACGGGATTGCTGGACGTCGCCCTCGGTGCACAGGTCGAGACGGCGCTGGAGGACGGCTACGACGTTCTGGAGGGGGCGGCGGTGACGGCGCTCGTACCGGAATTCGGCGGCGCGCTCGCTCGTTACTTCGAGCCGATGCCCTGA